A single Paenibacillus sp. FSL R5-0517 DNA region contains:
- a CDS encoding sensor histidine kinase has product MSKYYSIRTKLIAFMLIATTLPLLASISMTFIQTKTALREQAVEENKRLIYQASTNLNNYVDNVARASLAVYNDPNFLRNLAKIPGDYRAVAEVYTTLQTIRAAVPDVFQLYLHSFAANQSTLITNPFPKREERKQAYSGSLHGKTGGDSPDIWVESAHMSHTYGFKAASPDDPARTVITLHRVIKDIPSTERLGVLAIDLNMNTIAAICGRLYDPAKEQIYVVDGQNQIIYQGRSEVNYTDALREETASELNMARNNAGTAQNVAGHFEQDRSMYVYQQLGSTYADWTIVKQIPNETLYARATTLTWNNAMIAIAALVLVIVATLFISIRITGPLKQLMRYMNQIQAGRLHVDIHLSSRDEFGVLARHFRDMMDTVNNLILREYRLEIANKTNQLKALQAQIHPHFLYNTLQSIGTLALQQQGQRAYTLLSSLSKMLRYSMRDQTGVTLREEAEHARLYLELQQERFGDRLEVDLDFAEDTLSVEMPRMTLQPLIENYFKHGADIQPGKGHISLSSRRINDHWIEIELNNNGPSIPEDKLLEIRGWLHPNHISTGLATQESDESESIGLRNVMRRLQLNSHPGHSARLEVSNREPNGVKIRVILYAGE; this is encoded by the coding sequence ATGTCCAAATACTACAGTATACGCACCAAATTGATTGCCTTTATGCTCATCGCTACCACGCTTCCGCTGCTTGCGTCGATCAGCATGACATTTATCCAGACCAAAACTGCCCTGCGGGAACAGGCTGTTGAAGAGAACAAACGCCTGATCTACCAAGCGTCCACGAATCTCAATAACTATGTGGATAACGTGGCCAGAGCGTCGCTTGCTGTGTATAACGACCCAAACTTCCTGCGTAACTTGGCGAAGATTCCTGGTGATTATCGTGCAGTGGCTGAAGTGTACACTACTTTGCAGACCATCCGTGCGGCTGTGCCGGATGTTTTTCAGCTGTATTTGCACTCTTTTGCTGCCAATCAATCCACCTTAATTACGAATCCCTTTCCGAAGCGGGAGGAACGCAAACAGGCCTATTCCGGCTCGCTCCATGGAAAAACAGGCGGTGACAGCCCGGACATTTGGGTGGAATCGGCACATATGAGTCACACGTACGGATTCAAGGCTGCCTCCCCTGATGATCCTGCAAGAACAGTCATTACCTTGCATCGGGTAATCAAGGATATTCCGTCCACCGAGCGTCTGGGTGTTCTCGCCATTGATCTGAATATGAATACCATTGCAGCCATCTGCGGCAGACTGTATGATCCGGCTAAGGAACAGATCTATGTTGTAGATGGTCAGAATCAGATCATCTACCAAGGACGTTCCGAGGTCAATTATACCGATGCACTGCGAGAGGAAACAGCTAGTGAGCTGAATATGGCACGAAATAACGCGGGTACAGCCCAGAATGTCGCAGGACATTTTGAACAGGATCGTTCCATGTATGTGTACCAGCAGCTTGGCAGCACTTACGCGGACTGGACCATCGTCAAACAGATTCCGAATGAGACGTTATACGCCAGAGCGACCACACTCACGTGGAATAACGCAATGATTGCCATCGCTGCACTTGTATTGGTCATTGTCGCAACCTTGTTCATCTCCATCCGAATCACCGGTCCGCTCAAGCAGCTCATGCGGTATATGAACCAGATCCAAGCCGGGCGTCTGCATGTGGATATCCACCTATCCAGCCGAGATGAATTCGGGGTGCTTGCTCGTCATTTCCGGGATATGATGGATACAGTAAATAATCTTATTTTGCGGGAATATCGACTTGAAATTGCCAATAAGACAAATCAACTTAAAGCGTTGCAAGCGCAAATTCATCCGCATTTTCTGTATAATACATTGCAATCCATCGGTACACTTGCCCTTCAACAGCAAGGACAACGGGCGTATACACTACTTTCTTCCCTATCCAAAATGCTGCGCTACAGCATGCGGGATCAGACCGGCGTGACCTTACGCGAGGAAGCAGAGCATGCCCGGTTATATCTGGAACTTCAGCAGGAGCGGTTCGGTGACCGCCTTGAGGTGGATTTGGATTTTGCCGAAGATACCCTGTCTGTCGAAATGCCAAGAATGACGTTACAACCTTTAATTGAGAACTATTTTAAACATGGGGCAGATATTCAGCCAGGTAAAGGTCACATCTCTCTATCCAGCCGTCGGATCAATGATCATTGGATTGAAATCGAACTGAATAATAACGGACCCTCCATACCAGAAGATAAATTACTGGAGATTCGGGGATGGCTCCATCCAAATCACATATCAACCGGGTTAGCCACGCAAGAATCCGATGAGTCCGAGTCCATTGGTCTACGAAATGTGATGCGCAGACTTCAATTGAACTCACATCCCGGTCACTCAGCCAGACTTGAGGTCAGCAATCGGGAACCCAATGGTGTGAAGATCAGGGTTATACTATACGCGGGAGAGTGA
- a CDS encoding SDR family oxidoreductase: MEPTIIFMTGSTGFIGKETVKQLAQGDAQLLLLVRSEQRARTVLKAYGVKDFTRIIFITGDLSISGLGLAAVDRERVVEANVIIHAGGTMDVTLERKVAEQIFMNGAREVAQLAQEIHGTRTETLYPRGWFHESLWTAERTGRLSSGRPCG, encoded by the coding sequence ATGGAACCAACAATTATTTTCATGACAGGCAGCACCGGTTTTATCGGCAAAGAAACGGTCAAACAACTCGCGCAGGGAGACGCACAATTGCTCTTGCTGGTTCGATCAGAACAGCGTGCCAGAACGGTGTTGAAGGCTTATGGAGTGAAGGATTTCACCAGAATCATCTTTATTACTGGTGATTTATCCATCTCGGGTCTTGGACTTGCCGCAGTGGACCGGGAACGTGTTGTTGAAGCGAATGTAATCATTCATGCCGGGGGAACGATGGACGTTACCCTGGAACGAAAGGTAGCTGAGCAGATATTCATGAACGGGGCGAGAGAAGTGGCCCAGCTTGCACAAGAAATTCACGGTACCCGGACTGAGACACTTTATCCACGTGGTTGGTTTCATGAGTCCCTATGGACAGCGGAACGAACAGGGAGGTTATCTTCAGGTCGACCATGTGGGTGA
- a CDS encoding carbohydrate ABC transporter permease, protein METTKNYRFSTILTEIIMVLIGLLFLVPFYFLFVNSVKTFGDLLTNSAAWPEVFQWGNYANAWEKINFPSALMNSLIVTVVSNLLLVLISSMAAYRMVRSDTRFNRILFGMFIAAMVIPFQSIMIPLVTVTSNLGLIDSLGGLIICYLGFGAPMSVFLFHGFVKSVPLEIEEAARVDGSSAYGVFFRIVFPLMKPMYVTVIILNTLWIWNDYLLPSLILQSSNLRTIPIATFALFGQYTKQWDLALPALVLGIMPIIIFFLLMQKYIIQGITAGSVKG, encoded by the coding sequence ATGGAGACGACGAAAAATTACCGCTTTAGTACCATTCTAACCGAGATTATCATGGTACTCATTGGACTTTTATTCCTGGTTCCGTTTTACTTCCTGTTTGTGAACTCGGTTAAAACCTTCGGTGACCTGCTCACTAATTCGGCTGCATGGCCGGAGGTATTCCAATGGGGCAACTATGCGAACGCCTGGGAGAAAATTAACTTCCCGTCCGCGCTGATGAACTCGCTTATCGTTACCGTAGTCAGCAATCTGTTGCTAGTGCTGATCAGTTCCATGGCCGCGTACCGAATGGTTCGCAGCGATACCCGGTTCAACCGGATTTTGTTCGGCATGTTCATTGCCGCCATGGTGATTCCGTTCCAGTCTATCATGATTCCACTTGTTACGGTAACCAGTAATCTCGGGCTAATCGATAGCCTTGGGGGACTTATCATCTGTTATCTCGGTTTCGGGGCACCGATGTCTGTCTTCCTGTTCCACGGATTCGTGAAATCCGTCCCACTGGAGATTGAGGAAGCGGCTCGGGTGGATGGAAGTTCTGCCTACGGGGTGTTCTTCCGAATCGTATTTCCACTGATGAAACCGATGTATGTAACCGTCATCATTCTGAACACACTCTGGATCTGGAATGACTATCTACTCCCGTCCCTGATCCTGCAAAGCTCGAACCTGCGTACGATCCCGATTGCGACCTTTGCACTCTTCGGGCAATATACGAAGCAATGGGATCTGGCCTTGCCGGCCCTTGTGCTGGGCATCATGCCGATTATCATCTTCTTCCTGCTGATGCAGAAGTATATCATTCAGGGGATTACTGCTGGATCAGTTAAAGGGTGA
- a CDS encoding ABC transporter substrate-binding protein: MKRMTKLTLLMLIAFSVMLAGCGNGDKSGSPVNTDAQGGSEAAAGDKTIKIFQFKVEIAEALNRLKAEYESSHPGVKLDIQTVGGGSDYGAALKAKFAAGEQPDIFNVGGYRELDTWLEYLEDLSGESWAKDALEVAKEPMTKDGKLYGQPLALEGYGFIYNKDLFQKAGITEIPTTLEQLDQAAQKLQAAGITPFSNGYQEWWVLGNHNVNVAFANQADPVKFIQGLNESTEKIPGNQVFNDWINLLDLTLKYSNKNPLTTDYNTQVTLFASGEAAMMQQGNWTQVQIDGIDPDLNLGILPMPINNEPNDKLFVGVPNYWVVNKNSQVKPEAKEFLEWLVTSDIGKQYMTKEFKFIPAFSSITASEEDLGDLATEIMKYSQENKTLSWNFNRFPEGVPQEYGSTIQAYVAGKSDKAGLLDALQQNWDSLKK; the protein is encoded by the coding sequence ATGAAAAGAATGACGAAGTTGACGTTGCTTATGCTGATTGCTTTTTCGGTAATGCTCGCGGGATGTGGCAATGGGGACAAGAGTGGCAGTCCGGTCAACACGGATGCTCAAGGTGGTAGCGAAGCTGCTGCCGGGGACAAAACTATTAAAATCTTCCAATTCAAAGTTGAGATTGCGGAAGCGCTTAATCGTCTCAAAGCGGAGTACGAATCCTCACATCCAGGCGTTAAACTGGACATTCAAACCGTAGGTGGTGGTAGTGATTACGGTGCTGCATTGAAAGCCAAGTTTGCCGCAGGCGAACAACCGGACATTTTCAACGTAGGTGGATATCGTGAACTGGATACATGGCTTGAATATCTGGAAGATCTGTCTGGAGAATCATGGGCCAAAGATGCGCTCGAAGTAGCTAAAGAGCCAATGACCAAAGACGGCAAGCTCTATGGACAGCCGCTCGCGCTGGAGGGTTACGGTTTCATTTATAACAAAGACCTCTTCCAAAAAGCGGGTATTACCGAAATTCCAACGACACTGGAACAGTTGGATCAAGCTGCACAGAAACTTCAAGCCGCAGGCATTACCCCGTTCTCGAACGGATATCAGGAGTGGTGGGTGCTGGGCAATCATAACGTAAACGTGGCATTTGCCAATCAGGCAGATCCGGTGAAATTCATTCAGGGATTGAATGAAAGCACGGAGAAAATTCCTGGCAATCAGGTGTTCAACGACTGGATTAACTTGCTCGACTTAACGCTGAAATATAGCAATAAAAACCCGCTGACAACCGACTACAATACGCAAGTTACGTTGTTTGCAAGTGGAGAAGCCGCGATGATGCAGCAAGGGAACTGGACTCAAGTACAGATCGATGGAATTGATCCCGATCTGAATCTGGGTATCCTGCCAATGCCAATTAACAATGAACCCAATGACAAATTGTTTGTCGGCGTACCGAACTACTGGGTGGTAAATAAGAATTCCCAAGTGAAACCGGAAGCAAAAGAATTCCTGGAGTGGCTCGTAACTTCGGACATCGGGAAACAATACATGACGAAAGAATTCAAGTTCATTCCGGCGTTCAGTTCCATCACGGCATCCGAGGAAGATCTGGGTGACCTCGCCACAGAGATCATGAAGTATAGCCAGGAAAATAAAACCCTCAGCTGGAACTTCAACCGTTTCCCTGAAGGCGTTCCACAAGAGTATGGCAGCACGATTCAGGCTTACGTTGCAGGCAAATCGGATAAAGCCGGATTGCTTGATGCATTACAACAGAACTGGGATAGTCTGAAAAAATAA
- a CDS encoding ATP-grasp domain-containing protein has product MTRSSVGLLMRKGFSLHGDHIEALGRIFEEVHLWTSVSGYEQDPRFRSVQHIPKYENVEEMILQARQLGVPFFITWQETDIVLNARLNEGLGRQDIPVQAAEIARDKSRQRQFLKQEDVACPEFYAVNTLDEAVSAAASVGYPVIIKPTLAASSSHVALVHSYPELKEAFDSISQLAISQSGLYFDEECPAIALIEEFLPGEEITLDGVVVNGRFYLGGVHNKLRMPGPYFEEDEYTLPFQGESNVEQELCEMAQQICTGLKLVNGLFNVEARQNANDEYKVVEFSCRISGGHVYRNIRDVYGTDLVTAHACGLQGRRSWLPILRKERLPSAQPVSSLCTVMARC; this is encoded by the coding sequence ATGACTCGTTCCTCCGTTGGTTTGCTTATGAGAAAAGGTTTTTCTCTGCACGGGGATCATATTGAAGCTCTGGGGAGAATTTTCGAAGAGGTCCATTTATGGACCTCTGTTTCTGGATATGAACAAGATCCGCGCTTTCGGTCTGTTCAGCATATTCCCAAGTACGAGAATGTGGAAGAAATGATCTTGCAGGCTAGACAATTAGGCGTTCCGTTTTTCATTACCTGGCAGGAAACGGATATTGTACTGAATGCGAGACTGAATGAAGGGCTGGGAAGACAGGATATTCCTGTCCAAGCGGCCGAAATTGCCAGAGACAAGTCCAGACAGCGTCAGTTCTTGAAACAGGAGGACGTGGCCTGTCCTGAATTTTATGCTGTAAATACGTTGGATGAGGCTGTTTCAGCGGCGGCAAGTGTAGGCTATCCGGTTATTATTAAACCCACACTGGCCGCATCCAGCAGCCATGTTGCGCTCGTTCATTCGTATCCCGAATTGAAGGAGGCCTTCGATAGTATCTCGCAACTTGCCATTTCGCAATCGGGGCTATATTTTGACGAGGAATGTCCTGCAATAGCGCTGATTGAAGAGTTCCTGCCCGGGGAAGAGATTACGCTGGATGGCGTAGTTGTGAATGGACGGTTTTATCTGGGCGGAGTCCATAACAAGCTCAGAATGCCAGGTCCTTACTTTGAAGAGGACGAATATACGCTACCTTTTCAGGGAGAATCCAATGTGGAACAAGAACTTTGCGAGATGGCTCAGCAAATATGCACAGGTCTGAAACTTGTAAATGGGCTGTTTAACGTTGAAGCCAGGCAGAACGCCAACGATGAGTATAAAGTGGTGGAGTTCAGCTGCCGTATCAGTGGTGGGCATGTCTATCGTAATATTCGCGATGTGTACGGCACAGATCTGGTGACCGCCCATGCTTGTGGTCTTCAGGGGAGGAGAAGTTGGCTGCCCATTTTGCGAAAAGAACGGCTCCCAAGTGCGCAACCTGTATCAAGTTTGTGTACCGTGATGGCAAGGTGTTGA
- a CDS encoding YqcI/YcgG family protein: MLLDNADVKRLGSHDWRKQEFEHFEKDMTGDNPRFPCIFGSMGLNRNELRFSFFDDVNDHSIEELGKALREYVEQARSFGNYTSMVTFFNIDKDLSIDEYQHTFWSILTRLHTIDLKEWPEFIPNEEKDPLWEFCFHGEPIFVVCNTPAHEVRRSRRANTYMITFQPRWVFDSIGLGTPKGDKSKDLVRSLLRQYDAIDPFPHLGIYGDPNNREWLQYFIPDTNEVSATAQCPFHHMRRNTMSSVQYIKGSDVTLEEAVMQLLPVTGSVEVQRDTPFREHKSHTHPTDETLLIINGDITFFTEEGELHCTPGDRILLPANTVHSSKAGENGTLYIIALEFVEQPKEEVLA, translated from the coding sequence TTGTTGCTAGATAACGCTGATGTGAAGAGACTGGGTAGTCATGATTGGAGAAAGCAGGAATTTGAGCATTTTGAGAAGGACATGACTGGTGATAATCCACGGTTTCCCTGCATATTTGGTTCCATGGGACTTAACCGTAATGAGCTACGTTTCTCCTTTTTTGATGATGTGAATGACCATTCCATAGAAGAACTGGGAAAGGCATTGAGAGAATACGTGGAACAGGCAAGGAGCTTTGGAAACTACACCTCCATGGTCACGTTCTTTAATATTGATAAGGATCTATCCATCGATGAATATCAGCATACATTTTGGTCCATCCTGACCCGGCTGCACACCATTGACTTGAAAGAATGGCCAGAGTTCATACCGAATGAAGAGAAGGATCCCTTGTGGGAATTTTGCTTTCATGGGGAACCCATTTTTGTCGTTTGTAACACACCAGCACATGAGGTCAGAAGGAGCAGACGTGCCAATACATACATGATTACCTTTCAACCCCGATGGGTCTTTGATTCGATTGGCTTGGGAACACCAAAAGGAGATAAATCCAAGGATTTGGTGCGAAGCTTGCTTCGGCAATACGATGCAATTGATCCATTCCCTCATCTAGGGATCTATGGGGATCCGAATAATCGAGAGTGGCTGCAATATTTTATTCCAGATACCAACGAAGTTTCCGCTACAGCGCAATGCCCATTTCATCATATGAGGAGGAATACTATGAGTTCAGTTCAATATATCAAAGGGTCTGACGTAACACTTGAAGAAGCTGTAATGCAATTGCTGCCTGTAACCGGTTCGGTAGAGGTACAAAGAGATACACCATTCAGGGAGCACAAATCCCATACCCATCCTACAGACGAAACACTTTTGATTATAAATGGAGATATTACCTTCTTTACTGAAGAAGGAGAACTGCATTGCACGCCTGGTGACCGCATTCTGCTTCCAGCTAATACGGTGCATTCCTCCAAAGCCGGGGAGAATGGAACGTTGTACATTATCGCTTTGGAGTTTGTGGAGCAGCCGAAAGAAGAGGTTCTGGCATGA
- a CDS encoding ATP-grasp domain-containing protein, which translates to MRDIVFLCDKRMNTKTGFLEALSNISDTTNILLVEQGYEQFYSLPEGLFSAVFEVEDITRIDQVEEVFERILDEYDVERVIAPTENVVETGGYLRSRFGIPGIQKNQAETVRNKWIMKETLRQAGIHTSQTRIASNAVQIRKIVAGIGFPIIIKPISGWATIMTYKLNNQEELEKYISQSWNRESVLIEEFITGREFHIDSIVSEGELVFSSVSEYLFNCLEIVQNDRPSGTICYPATHIMNMWNGCSRSMKRSYGHSEYVTVCSMQRYSFCRMGRSALERLEHALEALSSFRLWC; encoded by the coding sequence ATGAGAGATATTGTATTTCTGTGTGACAAGCGAATGAACACCAAAACGGGGTTTCTCGAAGCGTTGTCCAACATATCGGATACAACCAACATTTTGTTGGTAGAGCAGGGATATGAACAATTTTATTCTTTACCAGAAGGGTTGTTTAGTGCTGTGTTCGAAGTGGAGGATATTACTCGGATTGATCAGGTGGAAGAGGTTTTTGAGCGCATTTTGGATGAATATGATGTGGAGCGCGTCATTGCCCCGACCGAAAATGTGGTGGAGACTGGTGGGTATCTCAGATCACGTTTTGGCATACCTGGTATTCAAAAGAATCAGGCCGAGACGGTTCGGAACAAATGGATCATGAAGGAAACATTGCGGCAGGCGGGAATCCACACGTCACAGACGCGTATTGCGTCCAATGCAGTACAGATCAGAAAGATTGTCGCAGGCATTGGTTTTCCCATCATTATCAAACCGATTAGCGGCTGGGCGACGATCATGACGTACAAGCTCAATAATCAAGAGGAGCTTGAGAAGTATATCAGCCAATCCTGGAATCGGGAATCAGTGCTCATTGAGGAATTCATTACGGGTAGGGAGTTCCATATTGATTCGATCGTTTCAGAAGGTGAGCTTGTATTTTCCTCCGTCTCTGAATATTTGTTTAATTGTCTTGAGATTGTCCAGAATGATCGCCCTTCCGGCACGATCTGTTATCCCGCTACACACATTATGAATATGTGGAACGGATGCAGTCGTTCAATGAAGAGATCATACGGACACTCGGAATACGTAACAGTGTGTTCCATGCAGAGGTATTCCTTCTGCCGAATGGGGAGATCTGCTTTGGAGAGATTGGAGCACGCATTGGAGGCATTGTCATCATTCCGCCTATGGTGTTGA
- a CDS encoding TetR/AcrR family transcriptional regulator — translation MNRTKAVEVAAQLFLRQGYSYVSMDEVVRVSGVSKSNIYYHFKNKEELLQAVVQYWIAQYESELYLLLSQRERGVEERIYSFMAMLSAGIEGRNYEGSCPFVTLYMQTPDSASQVKESISRFFRELRPMVEKLFQQGLDRGEFRKEIEPGPAALLFIAALEGSLILAGTARDVGIIEQSARTFCQMLR, via the coding sequence GTGAACCGGACCAAGGCAGTTGAAGTGGCTGCACAATTGTTTCTGCGTCAGGGGTACAGTTATGTCAGCATGGATGAGGTCGTAAGAGTAAGTGGGGTATCCAAGTCCAATATCTATTATCACTTTAAAAACAAGGAGGAATTGCTTCAGGCCGTGGTACAATACTGGATTGCCCAGTATGAGTCGGAGCTGTATCTGCTGCTCAGTCAGCGTGAGCGAGGAGTGGAGGAGCGCATCTATTCATTTATGGCAATGCTGTCGGCAGGTATTGAGGGCCGGAATTACGAAGGGAGCTGTCCTTTTGTCACGTTATATATGCAGACACCTGACAGTGCATCCCAAGTGAAGGAGAGCATATCCAGATTCTTTCGTGAGCTTAGACCTATGGTTGAGAAGCTGTTTCAGCAAGGTTTGGATCGTGGTGAATTTCGCAAAGAAATCGAGCCGGGACCGGCTGCGTTGTTGTTTATTGCAGCATTGGAAGGTTCACTAATCCTTGCGGGAACTGCGCGTGATGTAGGCATTATTGAACAATCAGCACGTACGTTTTGTCAGATGCTTCGGTAA
- a CDS encoding response regulator, with protein MKALLVDDEKHVRDAIRLLGHWKDFGIDTIIEAADGDEAIASITAHQPQIILSDMRMPGKDGMALLEWISVHTPHSKVLVISGYDDFELVRHAIRHGGMDYLLKPVEADELNASLLKAVTAWEEEDAVRLQSTRQSIVVNRMRPHYQDRLLTELAVGRGNGPSHLQRLQDELYLPGIIPVCSVAVTSLSHLDAGCLAKYRSQPDLLVFSVLNICAEMLSTPDEGVMFRQLDQPDEIVLLHWGPPTSLQPILDKVNHGLEQTIQRQLHFGISTCDSYPGGISAAYMEASSRLWRRNAVHTKQRIHASLESSNGNKIRRLTAYEEPMRMAAMSLRASSVSAAVAEWLDPITDLEVVSAEQIQQWIDELEWMLSRWLDDTAGSSFKEEEVTEEQSIPFAELPFDADGLLSYPLLRSLLEQRLLAAGKALTAHHHANPDPMSEIARYMDAHYQEDLSLQQIAARFYLSREYISRKFKQQFGLNWSEYLGKLRINNAKLLLQNPSLRVAKIAEMVGFQDEKYFSKVFKKMEGITPAEYRKTLLEAGT; from the coding sequence ATGAAGGCACTGCTTGTAGATGATGAAAAACATGTCCGCGATGCCATAAGGTTGCTTGGTCATTGGAAAGACTTTGGTATTGATACAATAATTGAAGCGGCAGACGGGGATGAAGCCATTGCCTCCATCACGGCACATCAACCTCAAATCATTCTCAGTGACATGCGTATGCCAGGCAAGGACGGTATGGCGTTGCTCGAATGGATATCCGTTCATACCCCACACAGCAAGGTGCTGGTTATTAGCGGATATGATGATTTTGAACTCGTGAGGCATGCCATCCGGCACGGTGGTATGGACTACCTGCTAAAACCTGTGGAAGCAGATGAGCTGAATGCATCTCTATTGAAGGCCGTTACAGCTTGGGAAGAGGAGGATGCTGTTCGGTTGCAATCCACCAGACAATCCATTGTCGTTAATCGAATGCGTCCCCACTATCAGGATCGTCTGTTAACCGAACTTGCCGTCGGAAGAGGCAATGGCCCCTCTCATCTGCAGCGATTGCAGGATGAGTTGTATCTCCCGGGTATAATCCCTGTCTGTAGCGTCGCTGTCACCAGCCTGTCCCATCTGGATGCAGGTTGTCTGGCAAAGTATCGCAGTCAACCCGACTTGCTTGTGTTCTCGGTGCTCAATATCTGCGCTGAGATGTTATCCACCCCAGACGAAGGCGTCATGTTTCGCCAGTTGGATCAGCCCGATGAGATCGTTCTGCTGCATTGGGGTCCCCCCACTTCATTGCAGCCTATTCTGGACAAGGTCAATCATGGATTGGAGCAGACGATTCAGCGCCAGCTTCATTTCGGCATCTCCACCTGTGACTCATATCCTGGCGGCATCTCAGCAGCCTATATGGAGGCAAGTTCAAGGCTGTGGCGACGCAATGCTGTGCATACCAAACAGCGAATTCATGCTTCCCTGGAATCATCCAATGGGAATAAAATCAGGCGCTTGACCGCCTATGAAGAACCTATGCGGATGGCAGCCATGAGCTTGCGGGCTTCCAGTGTATCTGCTGCCGTTGCCGAATGGCTTGACCCAATTACTGATCTTGAGGTTGTCAGTGCCGAGCAGATCCAGCAATGGATCGATGAGCTGGAATGGATGCTGAGCCGCTGGCTTGATGATACGGCAGGTTCGTCATTCAAAGAGGAAGAAGTGACGGAGGAACAGTCTATTCCCTTTGCCGAGTTACCATTTGACGCTGATGGGTTGTTATCCTATCCCCTGCTTCGTTCCTTGTTGGAGCAACGACTGCTTGCCGCAGGAAAAGCGCTCACCGCGCATCACCACGCCAATCCTGATCCCATGAGTGAGATTGCACGATATATGGACGCCCATTATCAGGAGGACCTGTCCTTGCAGCAGATTGCCGCGCGTTTCTATCTGAGCCGGGAGTATATTTCCCGAAAATTCAAACAGCAATTTGGCCTGAACTGGTCGGAATATCTCGGCAAATTGCGAATCAATAACGCGAAGCTGCTACTGCAAAACCCCTCCCTGCGAGTCGCCAAAATTGCGGAGATGGTTGGATTCCAGGATGAAAAGTATTTCAGCAAAGTGTTCAAAAAAATGGAGGGCATCACGCCAGCGGAATATCGTAAAACATTATTGGAGGCAGGTACTTAA
- a CDS encoding sugar ABC transporter permease: MKHRKSSQLLQQLVFVGPSIVFFILIIVVPFLLGMVYSFTDWNGVSENINWVGFDNFVHVFANDPKFQTAFWFTVRFTVVGVVLTNVIGFFLAYFLTKPLKTRNILRTIFFMPNVIGGLLLGFIWQFIFVKGFSAVGDVTGWSFFNLPWLGDEPTAFWGIVIVFVWQTAGYLMVIYISSLTNVSPDLLEAAEIDGASRWQVLRSIILPLIMPGVTICLFLAISWSFKMFDLNLSLTKGGPFGSTESVALNIYNEAFVNNRYGIGTAKALVFFVIVAIITMIQVRLTKSKEVEA, encoded by the coding sequence ATGAAGCATCGCAAATCTTCACAGCTGTTACAGCAGCTCGTGTTCGTGGGTCCCTCCATCGTGTTTTTTATTCTCATCATCGTGGTCCCTTTCCTGCTTGGCATGGTGTACTCCTTCACGGATTGGAACGGGGTATCCGAGAACATTAATTGGGTAGGGTTCGATAACTTCGTACATGTTTTTGCGAATGATCCCAAGTTCCAAACGGCGTTTTGGTTTACGGTGCGCTTCACCGTGGTTGGTGTGGTACTAACCAATGTAATTGGCTTTTTCCTGGCCTATTTCCTGACCAAACCGCTCAAGACGAGAAACATTCTGCGTACGATCTTTTTCATGCCTAACGTGATCGGTGGGTTGTTGCTCGGCTTTATCTGGCAGTTCATATTTGTGAAAGGGTTTTCAGCAGTAGGCGATGTAACAGGCTGGTCCTTCTTCAACCTTCCTTGGCTGGGAGACGAACCAACCGCCTTCTGGGGAATCGTGATTGTGTTTGTATGGCAGACCGCAGGATATCTGATGGTTATCTACATCTCATCTCTGACGAATGTATCCCCTGATCTGCTGGAAGCTGCCGAGATTGATGGCGCAAGTCGCTGGCAGGTACTGCGGAGCATCATTCTTCCGCTCATTATGCCAGGTGTAACAATCTGTCTGTTCCTGGCGATCTCCTGGTCGTTCAAAATGTTCGATCTCAATCTGTCGCTGACCAAAGGTGGACCATTCGGATCAACAGAGTCGGTTGCACTCAATATTTACAATGAAGCCTTTGTGAACAACAGATATGGCATCGGAACGGCCAAAGCACTCGTGTTCTTCGTAATCGTTGCCATCATCACCATGATTCAGGTACGTCTGACGAAGAGCAAGGAGGTAGAAGCCTAA